Proteins encoded within one genomic window of Bradyrhizobium sp. CB1717:
- a CDS encoding prolyl oligopeptidase family serine peptidase, whose protein sequence is MKNSLFLAASLSMSCLMAAGLSQTLGPATGAEDPFLWLEEIEGPRALAWAHTQNDKTFSALQSDPRYQRFYGDALYILQAKDRIPYVSLGRRGLDNFWQDENQVRGVLRRTTLESYRTQSPQWETILDVDALADADKKNWVLKGVSCLPPEERLCLLNLSEGGKDAVFVREFDAVAKTFVTNGFALPEGKQEVTWVDSDTVLIARDWGEGTMTQAGYPFVVKELKRAQSLVEAHEVFRGEPTDVGATPFVLRDSEGTVHATGAVRSISAFEHEYVRFGFKPTKLNLPKKATIGGIASGRLLVTLNEDWTSPSGDTSFSAGSIISYDLAEWKQDPLRARPTLVFKPGPRQALSGFTATRNLLILTILDNVQSRAFVYKYHQGAWQATPIPLPENASVGLAAASHETDEAMFTVSSFLSPTMLWYFDAATERLETLKATPPRFDASRLVVEQFEAISRDGTRIPYFLLRPKSARFDGSTPTLLYGYGGFQTPLVPSYLGLTGRLWLEQGNTYVVANLRGGGEFGPQWHQTAQGATKQRTWDDFIAVAEDLIRRKITSPRRLGVVGGSQGGLLVGTAITQRPELFNAAILQVPLFDMVRFTKLGAGASWIGEYGDPTIPEQRKWLEAYSPYQRLVPGTTYPSPFILTSTKDDRVHPAHGRKAAARLAALGQPYLYYENIDGGHSAAANLIEQARRISLEYTYASQRLVDE, encoded by the coding sequence ATGAAGAATTCGCTTTTTCTTGCAGCGTCGCTATCCATGAGCTGTTTGATGGCCGCGGGACTGTCCCAGACGCTAGGGCCTGCGACCGGAGCCGAGGATCCTTTTCTTTGGCTTGAGGAGATCGAAGGGCCGCGCGCATTGGCTTGGGCTCACACCCAGAACGACAAGACATTCAGTGCGCTCCAATCCGATCCACGTTACCAGCGCTTCTACGGCGATGCGCTCTACATTCTTCAGGCCAAGGACCGGATTCCGTACGTCTCATTGGGACGGCGCGGTCTCGATAATTTCTGGCAGGACGAGAACCAGGTGCGCGGCGTCTTGCGGCGTACGACGCTTGAAAGCTATCGCACCCAGAGCCCTCAATGGGAGACCATCCTCGACGTGGATGCTCTCGCTGACGCGGACAAGAAGAACTGGGTTCTTAAAGGGGTGAGCTGCCTCCCGCCCGAAGAGCGCCTATGCTTGCTCAACCTGTCCGAGGGCGGAAAGGACGCTGTGTTCGTCCGGGAGTTCGACGCAGTCGCCAAAACCTTCGTTACGAACGGCTTCGCACTTCCCGAGGGAAAACAGGAGGTCACTTGGGTAGACAGCGACACGGTCCTCATTGCACGAGATTGGGGCGAAGGGACCATGACGCAAGCCGGTTACCCTTTCGTTGTGAAGGAGCTCAAGCGCGCTCAGTCGCTCGTGGAAGCGCACGAGGTCTTCCGGGGCGAGCCGACCGATGTCGGGGCCACACCATTCGTGCTGCGCGATAGTGAGGGCACGGTCCATGCGACCGGCGCCGTCCGCAGCATCAGTGCATTCGAGCACGAATATGTTCGCTTTGGGTTCAAGCCGACTAAGCTCAATCTGCCAAAGAAGGCGACCATCGGGGGCATCGCGAGTGGTCGCCTGCTGGTGACGCTAAACGAAGACTGGACGTCACCGTCCGGCGACACCTCCTTCTCAGCCGGCTCGATCATCTCGTATGACCTGGCCGAATGGAAGCAGGATCCGCTGCGCGCCAGACCCACGCTCGTTTTCAAGCCTGGGCCTCGACAAGCACTGAGCGGATTCACCGCCACAAGAAACTTGTTAATCCTAACGATTCTCGACAATGTTCAGAGTAGGGCGTTCGTCTACAAGTACCATCAGGGCGCCTGGCAGGCCACGCCGATCCCGCTTCCAGAGAATGCGAGCGTCGGTCTGGCTGCGGCATCGCATGAAACGGACGAGGCGATGTTCACCGTCTCCAGCTTTCTTAGCCCGACGATGCTCTGGTACTTCGACGCTGCAACCGAACGCCTTGAGACGCTGAAGGCGACACCTCCTAGGTTCGACGCCTCGAGACTTGTCGTCGAACAGTTTGAGGCAATCTCGCGCGATGGCACCCGCATTCCTTACTTTCTGCTACGCCCCAAGAGCGCAAGGTTTGACGGATCAACTCCAACGCTTCTCTATGGCTATGGTGGGTTTCAGACTCCGCTCGTCCCCTCTTACCTGGGCCTCACTGGACGACTCTGGCTCGAGCAGGGCAACACGTATGTTGTTGCGAACCTGCGTGGCGGGGGTGAGTTCGGGCCCCAATGGCACCAGACTGCCCAAGGAGCAACGAAGCAGCGCACATGGGATGACTTTATCGCCGTCGCGGAGGACTTGATCCGGCGCAAAATCACTTCTCCCCGCCGGCTGGGCGTAGTCGGCGGTAGCCAAGGAGGCCTCCTGGTAGGGACAGCAATCACCCAACGACCCGAGCTCTTCAATGCGGCCATCTTACAGGTTCCGCTGTTCGACATGGTTCGGTTCACCAAGCTGGGCGCCGGAGCCTCCTGGATCGGCGAGTATGGCGATCCCACTATTCCCGAACAGCGCAAATGGCTCGAGGCCTACTCGCCCTATCAGAGGTTGGTGCCAGGCACGACCTACCCGTCCCCCTTTATTCTCACGTCCACCAAGGACGACCGCGTGCATCCAGCGCATGGCCGCAAGGCAGCGGCGAGGCTCGCTGCGTTGGGCCAACCGTACCTCTACTATGAGAATATCGACGGGGGCCATAGCGCCGCCGCCAACCTCATTGAACAGGCACGCCGGATCTCTTTGGAATATACTTATGCATCCCAGCGGCTTGTCGATGAGTGA
- a CDS encoding MFS transporter, with translation MSRQSTREGLEPVLDPVDERLTSRAVLGATIGNILEFYDFGTYSFFAIQIGQAFFPATDSFASLMLSLATFGAGFVTRPIGAIVLGSYSDRAGRRPAMTASFAMMSAAVLLLAITPSYETIGLAAPSLVVFARLLQGFALGGEVGPTTAYLMEAAPADARGLAVSFQPASQQIAATAGALVGEMLSLSMTSEALNAYGWRIALLLGAATLPFGLWLRSVLPETLHRPETHVLVTQPGGQAHSNRRIMSLGFVILTSCTITTYVTGYMTTYALNTLHVSAPLAFGTTLISNAVGIAAALLGGLLADRAGRRRIMIWPQVTALLMTYPVFLWIAESRSAFALLGGLGALTLIGTIPYSAFYVSMAEGLPRNIRGGAFATIYAFAIAIFGGTAQPIVTWLIHLTGSALVPAWYMLFASAAGLFAMLMMPETAPLNFTPNHKRNVVTPRRLP, from the coding sequence ATGTCGAGGCAATCTACTCGAGAGGGGCTGGAGCCGGTCCTCGATCCCGTAGACGAACGCTTGACGAGCCGCGCCGTGTTGGGCGCAACCATCGGCAATATTCTCGAATTCTACGACTTCGGGACCTACAGCTTTTTCGCGATACAGATCGGCCAAGCGTTCTTCCCGGCAACCGACTCGTTCGCTAGCCTCATGCTATCACTCGCAACCTTCGGCGCAGGTTTTGTGACCAGACCAATCGGGGCCATCGTACTCGGCTCGTATTCGGATCGGGCCGGCCGGCGGCCCGCGATGACCGCGAGCTTTGCCATGATGAGTGCCGCGGTCCTATTGTTAGCTATCACGCCATCGTATGAGACAATAGGACTTGCCGCTCCGTCACTGGTCGTCTTCGCACGCTTGCTGCAAGGCTTTGCTCTCGGAGGTGAAGTGGGGCCGACGACCGCCTACTTGATGGAAGCAGCTCCCGCTGACGCGCGTGGTCTTGCTGTCTCCTTTCAGCCCGCGAGCCAACAGATAGCTGCGACGGCCGGAGCGTTGGTTGGAGAAATGCTCTCGCTCAGCATGACAAGCGAAGCGCTCAATGCGTACGGATGGCGGATCGCGCTGTTGCTCGGCGCCGCTACGTTGCCGTTTGGACTTTGGTTGCGAAGCGTCTTACCCGAAACGTTGCACCGGCCCGAGACGCACGTCCTGGTCACCCAGCCTGGAGGGCAAGCGCATTCCAATCGCCGCATCATGAGCTTGGGATTTGTCATTTTGACCAGCTGCACGATCACTACTTATGTAACGGGATATATGACCACCTACGCCTTGAACACCCTCCACGTTTCCGCGCCGCTCGCCTTTGGTACCACGCTCATCAGCAATGCGGTCGGGATTGCTGCAGCACTGCTGGGCGGCCTGCTCGCCGACCGCGCAGGCCGTCGTCGCATCATGATATGGCCGCAGGTCACTGCATTGCTGATGACCTATCCGGTGTTCTTGTGGATTGCAGAGAGCCGCAGTGCCTTCGCACTTCTAGGAGGTCTCGGCGCCCTCACCCTGATCGGAACGATTCCGTATAGCGCCTTCTACGTGAGCATGGCCGAAGGGCTGCCGAGGAACATTCGTGGTGGCGCCTTCGCGACGATCTACGCTTTTGCGATAGCGATTTTCGGAGGCACAGCTCAACCAATCGTCACCTGGCTGATCCACCTTACCGGGAGTGCACTCGTGCCCGCCTGGTACATGCTTTTCGCTAGCGCGGCCGGGCTCTTTGCCATGCTCATGATGCCGGAGACGGCACCACTCAATTTCACACCCAACCATAAACGAAACGTCGTCACGCCACGACGGCTACCCTAG